A single Deinococcus sp. Leaf326 DNA region contains:
- a CDS encoding phosphoribosyltransferase family protein: MKTFQVQVGQVSRELPVVEVAPGVSVALFNMLGDTEVTEAAGRELAALIPADVDVLVTPEVKALSLAHVISRESGKPYVVIRKTEKPYMVEPVAREVVSITTGKPQLLVLDGFDVSKIRGHKVAIVDDVVSSGGTLHSIQQIIEEVGGEVAAVIAVFTEGQERPEVIALGHLPLFK; this comes from the coding sequence GTGAAAACGTTTCAGGTCCAGGTGGGCCAGGTGAGCCGGGAGCTGCCCGTGGTGGAAGTCGCGCCGGGGGTCAGCGTGGCGCTGTTCAACATGCTGGGGGACACCGAGGTGACCGAGGCGGCCGGGCGTGAGCTGGCTGCCCTTATTCCCGCCGATGTCGACGTGCTCGTCACGCCCGAGGTCAAGGCGCTCTCGCTGGCGCACGTCATCAGCCGTGAGAGCGGCAAGCCCTATGTCGTCATCCGCAAGACGGAAAAGCCCTACATGGTCGAGCCAGTGGCGCGCGAGGTGGTCAGCATCACGACCGGCAAGCCTCAGCTGCTCGTCCTCGACGGTTTCGACGTTTCCAAGATCAGGGGCCACAAGGTCGCCATCGTGGACGACGTGGTGTCCAGCGGCGGCACCCTGCACTCGATCCAGCAGATCATAGAGGAGGTCGGCGGCGAGGTGGCGGCCGTGATCGCCGTCTTCACCGAGGGGCAGGAACGCCCCGAAGTGATCGCTCTGGGGCATCTGCCGCTGTTCAAATAG
- a CDS encoding aldo/keto reductase, giving the protein MEYRKLQGTDLTLSAVGFGVWTVGTTWWGVKDEAMGKRLLRQAFDLGITFFDNGDTYASGRAEELQREALGDVREQIVIGTKFGYDIYNNPERPGQQERPHDWTPEYMRKALEGSLKRLGTDYIDYYQLHNCRVEAIRQDDLWAELEKAKAEGLIRAYGTALGPALNERQVEEGVASVRERRAPTQIIYNLLEQVLGEQILPVAEAEGVGVMARVPHASGLLEGYMTLDTEFEPGDHRNWRMTTNTKRKAWMEDGLKKAEQLNAEFVEGRGRTIGQLALQFALHSPAMGTVLPNIYAEQGLREYAATFDAAPLTGEEYGAVQALYRDNFGLTHDLRGQEIVKTEAAQ; this is encoded by the coding sequence ATGGAATACCGCAAGTTGCAGGGCACGGACCTGACGCTGAGCGCCGTGGGTTTCGGCGTCTGGACGGTCGGCACGACCTGGTGGGGCGTCAAGGACGAGGCGATGGGCAAACGTCTGCTGCGCCAGGCGTTCGACCTGGGCATCACCTTTTTCGACAACGGCGACACGTATGCCTCGGGCCGAGCCGAGGAGCTTCAGCGCGAGGCCCTGGGGGACGTGCGCGAACAGATCGTCATCGGGACCAAGTTCGGCTACGACATCTACAACAACCCCGAGCGGCCGGGCCAGCAGGAGCGCCCGCACGACTGGACGCCCGAATACATGCGTAAGGCGCTGGAGGGCAGCTTGAAGCGCCTGGGCACCGACTATATCGACTACTACCAGCTGCACAACTGCCGCGTCGAGGCGATCCGCCAGGACGACCTGTGGGCCGAGCTGGAAAAGGCGAAGGCCGAGGGCCTCATCCGCGCCTACGGCACTGCGCTGGGGCCGGCGCTGAACGAGCGTCAGGTCGAGGAGGGCGTCGCCTCTGTCCGCGAGCGCCGCGCGCCCACCCAGATCATCTACAACCTGCTCGAGCAGGTGCTGGGCGAGCAGATCCTGCCAGTCGCCGAGGCCGAGGGGGTCGGTGTGATGGCCCGCGTGCCGCACGCTTCCGGGCTGCTGGAAGGCTACATGACGCTGGACACCGAATTTGAACCAGGCGATCACCGCAACTGGCGCATGACCACCAACACCAAGCGCAAGGCTTGGATGGAAGACGGCCTGAAGAAGGCCGAGCAACTGAACGCCGAGTTCGTCGAGGGCCGGGGCCGCACCATCGGGCAACTCGCGCTGCAGTTCGCGCTGCACTCGCCCGCGATGGGCACGGTCCTGCCCAACATCTACGCCGAGCAGGGCCTGCGCGAATACGCCGCGACCTTCGACGCCGCGCCCCTGACTGGCGAGGAGTACGGCGCGGTTCAGGCGCTCTACCGCGACAACTTTGGCCTGACGCACGACCTGCGCGGGCAGGAAATCGTCAAGACGGAGGCGGCCCAGTGA
- a CDS encoding sensor histidine kinase codes for MMGWMAEREDLRAARREGPLSDLWDPQTYRVALYVLLALPVGGAAAALLTGGVVVGLLTLPVLVGAALLLGSLWLVGGLADVQRTLAGLLGVGFVRPALAPAYTGVLPWLRATLGDPDTYRALLFHVVQLPLALLCWLVLALLLAVAAVGLSAPLWASAPERVTPVFLTWGNLSAQPTPLAAAGLVLLGLGAVIVSAGVLNLMGRMWGRLAGALLSQGGASEAARREVLALRRAAGRVALGDDLEATLRDLTDQARAASTARTVALVAPGGALRALSGAPLDPGDDLEPLAGVPLSGGASVRALKGGGTLALLPVTLPASAGVGGGTLRAVYATGRRPGPDELAFLLSIADHAGTALHAAELIERAGARAGEQERARLARELHDSVAQALYGITLGAKTARATLERDPVRTRASLDYTIRLAEGGVSEMKALLFSLRPDALEEGGLVAALSQHAHALEARHGLNVHAELGAEPSLTPDAQAAAYRVAQEALHNVVKHARAESVWLSLRQEGEEVRLEVRDDGRGFDTAAAGRGTLGQRSMRERAAGVGGALRVGSAPGEGTAVVLTLPAAPAEAPPLRELP; via the coding sequence ATGATGGGCTGGATGGCGGAGAGGGAGGACCTGCGGGCGGCGCGGCGCGAGGGGCCGCTGAGCGACCTGTGGGACCCGCAGACCTACCGCGTGGCGTTGTACGTGCTGCTCGCCCTGCCGGTGGGCGGCGCGGCAGCGGCGCTTCTCACCGGCGGCGTGGTCGTGGGGCTGCTGACCCTGCCGGTGCTCGTGGGCGCGGCGCTGCTGCTGGGATCGCTGTGGCTCGTGGGCGGGCTGGCCGACGTGCAGCGGACTCTTGCCGGACTGCTGGGTGTGGGCTTCGTGCGCCCGGCGCTCGCGCCCGCCTACACCGGCGTCCTGCCCTGGCTGCGCGCGACTCTCGGCGACCCGGACACCTACCGCGCCCTGCTGTTTCACGTCGTGCAGTTGCCGCTGGCGCTGCTGTGCTGGCTGGTGCTGGCGCTACTGCTGGCCGTGGCCGCCGTGGGCCTGAGCGCGCCGCTGTGGGCGTCGGCCCCCGAACGCGTCACGCCCGTGTTCCTGACCTGGGGTAACCTCAGCGCGCAGCCCACGCCGCTGGCCGCCGCCGGTCTGGTGCTGCTGGGGCTGGGGGCGGTGATCGTCAGCGCGGGCGTCCTGAATCTGATGGGGCGGATGTGGGGGCGACTGGCGGGCGCGCTGCTCTCGCAGGGAGGGGCCAGCGAGGCGGCGCGGCGCGAGGTGCTGGCGCTGCGCCGCGCCGCCGGCCGGGTCGCCCTGGGCGACGATCTGGAGGCCACCCTGCGCGACCTGACCGACCAGGCCCGCGCCGCGAGCACCGCGCGCACGGTCGCGCTCGTGGCTCCCGGCGGCGCGCTGCGCGCCCTGAGCGGCGCCCCCCTGGACCCCGGCGACGACTTGGAACCTCTGGCCGGCGTGCCGCTCTCGGGCGGAGCGAGCGTGCGCGCCCTGAAGGGCGGAGGCACACTGGCCCTGCTGCCGGTCACGCTGCCCGCCTCGGCTGGGGTGGGGGGCGGCACGCTGCGCGCCGTGTACGCGACGGGCCGGCGGCCGGGGCCGGACGAGCTGGCCTTTTTGCTCAGCATCGCCGACCACGCGGGCACGGCGCTGCACGCCGCCGAACTCATCGAGCGCGCGGGCGCGCGGGCCGGCGAGCAGGAACGCGCCCGGCTGGCCCGCGAGCTGCACGACAGCGTGGCGCAGGCGCTCTACGGCATCACCCTGGGCGCCAAGACGGCGCGCGCCACCCTGGAGCGTGACCCGGTCCGCACCCGCGCGAGCCTGGACTACACCATCCGGCTGGCCGAGGGCGGCGTCTCGGAGATGAAGGCGCTGCTGTTCTCGCTGCGCCCCGACGCGCTGGAGGAAGGTGGACTGGTTGCGGCCCTCTCGCAGCACGCACACGCCCTGGAGGCCCGTCATGGTCTGAACGTCCATGCCGAACTGGGCGCCGAGCCGTCCCTGACGCCCGACGCCCAGGCCGCCGCCTACCGCGTGGCCCAGGAAGCCCTGCACAACGTGGTCAAGCACGCCCGTGCGGAGTCGGTGTGGCTCTCGCTGCGCCAGGAGGGCGAGGAGGTGCGCCTGGAGGTGCGTGACGACGGGCGCGGGTTCGACACGGCGGCGGCGGGACGCGGCACCCTGGGCCAGCGCAGCATGCGGGAGCGCGCTGCCGGGGTGGGCGGAGCCCTGCGGGTCGGCAGCGCGCCGGGCGAGGGGACGGCCGTCGTCCTGACCCTGCCCGCCGCGCCCGCCGAAGCCCCACCGCTGCGGGAGCTCCCATGA
- a CDS encoding DUF4394 domain-containing protein, producing MKRIAALSILSALALSACTTTPVTPATPEGITAYGLVGGNQLATFGTSNAAASYGTMSVTGLASGESLVDLDFRNTDNRLYAATSAGKIYVINTDTGAATADGSSVAKTTQAIDFNPVANRLRVVGAANDNYRLTVNSTPVPSAAPAGTVTPDGSFAYAAGDANFGKTPVLTAAAYTNSYNDSAAGAVPTGAATVLYTIDSATDTLVENTVSPAFSTLVTRSTLGVDVGTGLAGFDIAGASDAYLTAVSGTSTTLYRVNLSATSNAATAVSTISGVSIKAIALKLPSR from the coding sequence ATGAAACGAATCGCTGCCCTGAGCATCCTGTCCGCCCTCGCGCTGTCCGCCTGCACGACCACGCCTGTCACGCCCGCCACGCCCGAAGGCATTACCGCCTACGGCCTCGTCGGCGGCAACCAGCTCGCCACCTTCGGTACCTCCAACGCCGCCGCGAGCTACGGCACGATGAGCGTGACGGGCCTGGCCAGCGGCGAGTCGCTCGTGGACCTCGACTTCCGCAACACCGACAACCGGCTGTACGCGGCCACGTCGGCGGGCAAGATCTATGTCATCAACACCGACACGGGCGCGGCCACGGCCGACGGCTCCTCGGTCGCCAAGACGACGCAGGCCATCGACTTCAACCCGGTCGCCAACCGCCTGCGCGTGGTGGGCGCCGCGAACGACAATTACCGCCTGACGGTGAACAGCACGCCCGTGCCCTCGGCCGCGCCGGCCGGTACCGTGACCCCTGACGGCTCCTTCGCCTACGCCGCCGGTGACGCCAACTTCGGCAAGACGCCCGTGCTGACGGCGGCCGCCTACACCAACTCGTACAACGACAGTGCGGCCGGCGCGGTACCGACCGGCGCGGCGACCGTCCTCTACACCATCGACTCGGCCACCGACACGCTGGTCGAGAACACGGTCAGCCCGGCCTTCAGCACTCTGGTCACCCGCTCGACGCTGGGCGTGGACGTGGGCACCGGTCTGGCCGGCTTCGACATCGCCGGGGCCAGCGACGCCTACCTCACGGCCGTGTCGGGCACCAGCACCACCCTCTACCGCGTCAACCTGAGCGCCACCTCGAACGCCGCGACCGCCGTGAGCACCATCAGCGGTGTGAGCATCAAGGCCATCGCGCTCAAGCTGCCCAGCCGCTAA
- a CDS encoding isocitrate lyase/phosphoenolpyruvate mutase family protein, whose protein sequence is MTPTTDLAAKARRLLDLHTAPEILTLANVWDVVSAQVVADMPGTQALATASHSIASSFGYPDGEHIPLDLHLDMVRRIAAAVDLPVSMDLEAGYGNAGETARRAIEAGVVGGNLEDQMRPLDEAVAAVRAVMAAGRAARIEFVLNARTDAVARADASTPRAEVLAEAIRRGQAFLEAGAPVVFVPGLIARDEIAQVAQALGHNRLTVISVPGKSLSARELQALGVARVSTGPFTQRVALTALQDAAKALVGGGTLPEGTRALN, encoded by the coding sequence ATGACCCCTACAACCGACCTCGCTGCCAAAGCCCGCCGACTGCTCGACCTGCATACCGCCCCCGAAATCCTGACCCTCGCCAACGTGTGGGACGTGGTCTCGGCCCAGGTCGTCGCGGACATGCCCGGCACGCAGGCCCTGGCGACCGCCAGCCACTCCATCGCCTCCTCGTTCGGGTATCCCGACGGCGAGCACATCCCGCTTGACCTGCACCTCGACATGGTGCGGCGTATCGCGGCCGCCGTGGACCTGCCCGTCTCGATGGACCTCGAAGCCGGGTACGGCAACGCGGGTGAGACGGCGCGCCGGGCCATCGAGGCCGGCGTGGTCGGCGGCAACCTCGAAGACCAGATGCGCCCGCTGGACGAGGCCGTGGCCGCCGTGCGCGCTGTGATGGCCGCCGGACGCGCCGCCAGAATCGAGTTCGTGCTCAACGCCCGGACCGACGCCGTGGCCCGCGCCGACGCCAGCACCCCCCGTGCCGAGGTGCTGGCCGAGGCCATTCGCCGGGGCCAGGCCTTCCTGGAAGCGGGCGCCCCCGTGGTCTTCGTGCCCGGTCTGATCGCCCGCGACGAGATCGCGCAGGTCGCGCAGGCGCTGGGGCACAACCGCCTGACGGTCATCAGCGTACCGGGCAAGAGCCTGAGCGCCCGCGAGTTGCAGGCGCTGGGTGTAGCGCGCGTCTCGACCGGCCCCTTCACGCAGCGCGTGGCCCTCACCGCCCTTCAGGACGCGGCCAAGGCTCTGGTCGGCGGCGGCACCCTGCCCGAAGGCACCCGCGCGCTGAACTGA
- a CDS encoding M1 family metallopeptidase, with amino-acid sequence MALAAALLGALLLSAAPAPGVPAASSFPIGDRIYPMLGQAGLDVRHYDLDLTVARPGTLELRGEVTLTLAATRPLAAVALDYLGPAVQEVRWNGAAQAFTLDRAAGKLRVVPPAPLRPSETARLSVRYAGLAVQTPDLSLLTGWQAVPGAGGVGGANYSLSEPVGTRGFMPVNDHPSDPATFTVRITVPAGYTAAASGLETGVVSGPAGHTFTFEQAVPIPAYALAIHINRFVRVDSAPVPVGVGGAAVVRRDYFPAGLPPRVAESVRAPYRRTGEMLEVLAGWFGPFPFAAHGSAIVESPVPALETATLNTMPVRSSSERVLVHETAHQWFGDRVVLADWSDVWLSEGFATYAELLWAQAQGQDGGEVAAGWYARLQGRPTRPLAATSAEELFDQTAYLRGALALHALRTEVGDVAFRGWLRSYVAVFSGQPASTAGLLALTRRELGVRAEATLRLWAESLTLPPLSAPPS; translated from the coding sequence GTGGCTCTGGCCGCTGCTCTGCTCGGCGCGCTGCTTCTCTCGGCCGCGCCGGCGCCGGGCGTGCCTGCCGCGTCGTCCTTTCCCATCGGGGACCGTATCTACCCCATGCTGGGGCAGGCAGGGCTGGACGTGCGGCACTACGACCTGGACTTGACGGTCGCGCGTCCCGGTACCCTGGAGCTACGCGGCGAGGTCACGCTGACGCTCGCGGCCACGCGGCCCCTGGCGGCCGTCGCGCTCGATTACCTGGGGCCGGCAGTGCAGGAGGTGCGTTGGAACGGCGCCGCGCAGGCCTTCACCCTCGACCGGGCGGCGGGCAAGCTGCGGGTCGTGCCGCCCGCGCCGCTGCGCCCCAGCGAGACCGCGCGCCTGAGCGTGCGCTACGCGGGGCTGGCCGTCCAGACGCCTGACCTCTCGCTGCTCACCGGTTGGCAGGCGGTGCCGGGGGCCGGCGGCGTGGGCGGGGCCAACTACAGCCTCAGCGAACCGGTAGGGACACGCGGGTTTATGCCGGTCAACGACCATCCCTCCGACCCGGCGACCTTCACTGTGCGTATCACCGTGCCGGCGGGGTACACGGCTGCCGCCAGTGGCCTGGAGACCGGCGTGGTAAGCGGCCCGGCGGGCCACACCTTCACCTTCGAGCAGGCGGTTCCCATTCCCGCCTACGCCCTGGCAATCCACATAAACCGTTTCGTGCGGGTGGACTCGGCCCCGGTGCCGGTCGGCGTGGGAGGCGCGGCGGTCGTGCGGCGCGACTATTTTCCGGCCGGGCTGCCCCCGCGGGTGGCGGAGTCGGTGCGGGCGCCCTACCGCCGGACCGGCGAGATGCTGGAGGTGCTCGCGGGATGGTTCGGGCCCTTTCCGTTCGCGGCGCACGGCTCGGCCATCGTTGAGAGCCCCGTGCCCGCGCTGGAAACGGCCACCCTGAACACCATGCCGGTGCGCTCCAGCAGCGAGCGCGTCCTCGTCCATGAGACGGCGCACCAGTGGTTCGGGGACCGCGTGGTGCTGGCTGACTGGTCGGACGTGTGGCTCAGCGAGGGCTTTGCCACCTATGCAGAACTGCTGTGGGCGCAGGCTCAGGGGCAGGACGGCGGCGAGGTCGCGGCCGGGTGGTACGCCCGCCTTCAGGGCCGGCCGACCCGGCCCCTGGCCGCGACCTCGGCTGAGGAACTGTTCGACCAGACGGCCTACCTGCGCGGCGCGCTGGCCCTGCACGCCCTGCGCACCGAGGTTGGAGACGTGGCCTTCCGGGGGTGGCTGCGGTCCTACGTGGCGGTGTTCTCCGGTCAGCCGGCCAGCACTGCCGGGCTGCTGGCCCTGACCCGCCGCGAACTGGGCGTGCGGGCCGAGGCGACCCTGCGCCTGTGGGCCGAGTCGCTCACCTTGCCGCCGCTGTCTGCCCCACCTTCCTGA
- a CDS encoding DUF4097 family beta strand repeat-containing protein: protein MTLPPPRPLLPVLARMALGLALASVGGLLMWQGLNFRPTPGLATVTTPAEVPLDGPLPLDYADTATVSLAGDRSDLNVFPLPAGSPDLLRGDARHRRRNLLEVSVGREGRAVQAELALYVQDLQRGGVVAPEPVQHRLSVGLTRAVPLTLSTLTSGGDQRLDLRSLRLRALTVRSDSGDLDLTLPAQPGGPLALITRRGAVQVTAPAGASPEALRVNGQSGDLTLALGGARLDALSAGTLGGDVTLTLPTRVNRGSVTTQSGDVEVTARSGTSGNLDIRTQSGGVTLHVPATLRVRVRFTGRDALLLPPGTPPATAPDLDVFVDAPPGSFTLRVPSQENEP, encoded by the coding sequence ATGACCCTGCCCCCGCCCCGGCCACTGCTGCCGGTGCTGGCGCGCATGGCGCTGGGGCTGGCGCTGGCTTCGGTGGGGGGACTGCTCATGTGGCAGGGCCTGAATTTCCGGCCGACTCCCGGCCTGGCGACGGTCACGACCCCGGCCGAGGTGCCGCTCGACGGCCCTCTGCCGCTCGACTACGCCGACACGGCGACCGTGAGCCTCGCGGGCGACCGCAGCGACCTGAACGTCTTTCCGCTGCCGGCCGGCAGCCCGGACCTGCTGCGCGGCGACGCCCGGCACCGGCGCCGCAACCTGCTGGAGGTGTCGGTCGGCCGAGAGGGCCGCGCCGTGCAGGCCGAACTGGCGCTGTACGTTCAGGACCTGCAGCGCGGCGGCGTCGTCGCGCCCGAGCCGGTGCAGCACCGCCTCAGCGTGGGCCTGACCCGCGCCGTTCCCCTCACCCTGAGCACCCTGACCTCGGGCGGAGACCAGCGGCTCGACCTGCGCAGCCTGCGCCTGCGCGCCCTGACCGTCCGCAGCGACAGCGGCGACCTGGACCTGACCCTGCCTGCGCAGCCCGGCGGCCCGCTGGCCCTCATCACCCGGCGCGGCGCGGTGCAGGTCACGGCGCCGGCCGGGGCCTCGCCCGAGGCGCTGCGGGTCAACGGGCAGTCGGGCGACCTGACGCTCGCGCTGGGCGGCGCGCGCCTCGACGCCCTGAGTGCCGGCACGCTGGGCGGCGACGTGACCCTCACGCTGCCCACAAGGGTCAACCGCGGCAGCGTGACCACCCAGAGCGGCGACGTGGAGGTCACGGCCCGCAGCGGCACCTCCGGGAACCTCGACATCCGCACCCAGAGCGGCGGCGTGACCCTGCATGTGCCGGCCACCCTGCGGGTGCGGGTACGCTTCACCGGCCGCGACGCTCTGCTGCTGCCGCCCGGCACGCCGCCCGCCACCGCCCCCGACCTCGACGTATTCGTGGACGCCCCGCCGGGCAGTTTCACCCTGCGCGTCCCTTCCCAGGAGAATGAACCATGA
- a CDS encoding BON domain-containing protein, with amino-acid sequence MWPFGKNTAQRVEEALQGNPVLAPLGLVVQEKGGTVTVTGEVARQSQVGLISAVAGGISGVRSVDTSGVTVTEAQSAPVPEMPSEPVQMPDIVQQSAGPATASTPAPTSATPDLSDKLTEDNSRVAKAVLAALRGNGELADDPIDVLQSGKSVILRGVVDSDHEKRLAEQLARDVDGVAGVDSSGLRVAAGVKELAKEKDEQTGDTVYTVKPGDSLSAIAQKYYGDAMEYKKIAHYNNISNPDLIQPGQRLRIPG; translated from the coding sequence ATGTGGCCATTCGGAAAGAACACGGCGCAGCGCGTCGAAGAAGCCCTTCAGGGAAACCCCGTCCTCGCGCCGCTGGGCCTCGTGGTCCAGGAAAAGGGCGGCACCGTGACTGTCACCGGTGAGGTGGCCCGGCAGTCGCAGGTCGGCCTGATCAGCGCGGTCGCGGGCGGCATCAGCGGCGTGCGTAGCGTGGATACGAGCGGAGTGACCGTCACGGAGGCCCAGTCGGCTCCGGTGCCCGAAATGCCCAGCGAGCCGGTCCAGATGCCCGACATCGTGCAGCAGAGCGCGGGCCCAGCGACGGCTTCTACACCTGCGCCGACCTCGGCTACCCCCGACCTGAGCGACAAACTCACCGAGGACAACAGCCGCGTCGCCAAGGCGGTGCTCGCGGCCCTGCGCGGCAACGGCGAACTGGCCGACGACCCCATTGACGTACTCCAGAGCGGCAAGAGCGTGATCCTGCGCGGCGTGGTGGACAGTGACCACGAGAAGCGCCTCGCCGAGCAGCTCGCGCGGGATGTGGACGGTGTCGCTGGTGTGGATTCCAGCGGGCTGCGTGTGGCGGCCGGCGTCAAGGAACTTGCCAAGGAAAAAGACGAGCAGACCGGCGACACGGTCTACACCGTCAAGCCCGGCGACAGCCTGAGCGCCATTGCCCAGAAGTACTACGGCGACGCGATGGAGTACAAGAAGATCGCGCACTACAACAACATCAGCAACCCCGACCTCATCCAGCCCGGTCAGCGCCTGCGCATTCCCGGCTGA
- a CDS encoding NUDIX domain-containing protein, which translates to MSHLSRTLPIKRAAHVYLVQEDQLLLVEERMDDGSIFYGLPGGKAHAGETLGDAAVRQVLVETGLRVTDLMFVSLIEGELLTGTRNECYANFGRFTASFSGDLAPTDPEVVGVKWVPFAQVEALVRYGPPPEVEERNPLIWVPTRDFVRGQPRAYYPI; encoded by the coding sequence ATGAGTCACCTGTCGCGCACCCTGCCGATCAAGCGCGCCGCGCACGTCTACCTCGTCCAGGAGGACCAGCTTCTGCTCGTCGAGGAGCGCATGGACGACGGCAGCATCTTCTACGGCCTGCCTGGCGGCAAGGCGCACGCCGGCGAAACGCTGGGCGACGCCGCCGTGCGCCAAGTCCTCGTCGAGACGGGCCTGCGCGTCACCGACCTGATGTTCGTGAGCCTCATTGAGGGCGAGCTGCTCACCGGCACGCGCAACGAGTGCTACGCCAACTTCGGGCGCTTCACGGCGTCCTTCAGCGGTGACCTCGCGCCCACCGACCCCGAGGTGGTGGGGGTCAAGTGGGTGCCTTTCGCGCAGGTCGAGGCCCTGGTGCGCTACGGCCCGCCGCCCGAGGTCGAGGAACGCAACCCCCTGATCTGGGTGCCCACCCGCGACTTCGTGCGGGGTCAGCCGCGCGCCTACTACCCCATCTGA
- a CDS encoding response regulator transcription factor, with product MTDPAPTSASNVRVLLVDDHAVVRQGLRLFLGLDENIEVVGEANNGEEALAEAGRLRPDVVVMDLMMPVMDGIAATRQLRRAYPDTEVIALTSTLEEHKVNGAIEAGAISYMLKDASSDTLADAIHAAARGEVRLHPEAAKRLVRDFRGGEMRESLTPKETIVLQLLARGHSNRDIAADQGVSEATVKTHVSRLLSKLGLESRTQAALYALKHGVASLDGVEM from the coding sequence ATGACCGACCCTGCCCCCACATCCGCCTCCAACGTCCGCGTGCTGCTCGTGGACGACCACGCCGTCGTTCGCCAGGGCCTCCGCCTGTTTCTGGGCCTCGACGAGAACATCGAGGTGGTGGGGGAGGCCAACAACGGTGAGGAGGCGCTGGCCGAAGCCGGGCGCCTGCGTCCCGACGTGGTCGTCATGGACCTGATGATGCCCGTGATGGACGGCATCGCCGCGACCCGGCAGCTGCGACGCGCGTACCCCGACACCGAAGTGATCGCCCTGACCTCCACCCTGGAGGAACACAAGGTGAACGGCGCCATCGAGGCCGGGGCCATCAGCTACATGCTCAAGGACGCGTCGTCGGACACGCTGGCCGACGCCATCCACGCCGCCGCGCGCGGCGAGGTGCGCCTGCACCCAGAGGCGGCCAAGCGGCTCGTGCGCGACTTCCGGGGCGGCGAGATGCGCGAGAGCCTCACTCCCAAAGAAACCATCGTGCTGCAACTGCTGGCGCGCGGGCACAGCAACCGCGACATCGCCGCCGACCAAGGCGTCTCCGAGGCGACGGTCAAGACCCACGTCTCGCGCCTCCTGAGCAAACTGGGCCTGGAGAGCCGCACCCAGGCCGCGCTGTACGCGCTGAAGCATGGGGTAGCGAGTCTGGACGGAGTGGAAATGTAA
- a CDS encoding chlorite dismutase family protein, with protein sequence MMVDLDPSGQVTGREADRANRQFLNYAFYKLDPAFRRLPQAERDELKAEFLAAAHGWAEDAPAEKGLIQRPYSLVGLRGDVDFMLWRIAFDVREFQEAQARLNRTRLMGYLTQPYHYTSMQKRSQYVNRIEGSGHGLEILPGQGKYLFIYPFVKTRAWYDLSPHSRQGMMDEHIHASGPFKGVRINTSYSYGIDDQEFVVSFDSDYPQEFVDLVGRLRYTEASLYTLRDVPMFTCVKKDLAELLDDLA encoded by the coding sequence ATGATGGTGGACCTCGACCCCAGCGGGCAGGTCACGGGGCGCGAGGCTGACCGCGCCAACCGGCAGTTCCTGAACTACGCCTTCTACAAGCTCGACCCGGCCTTCCGGCGTCTGCCTCAGGCCGAGCGGGATGAGCTGAAGGCCGAGTTCCTGGCCGCCGCGCACGGCTGGGCCGAGGACGCGCCGGCCGAGAAGGGCCTGATCCAGCGCCCCTACTCGCTGGTCGGCCTGCGCGGCGACGTGGACTTCATGCTGTGGCGCATCGCCTTCGACGTGCGCGAGTTCCAGGAAGCCCAGGCCCGGTTAAACCGCACGCGCCTGATGGGCTACCTCACACAGCCCTACCACTACACCTCCATGCAGAAGCGCAGCCAGTACGTCAACCGCATTGAGGGCAGTGGGCACGGCCTGGAGATCCTGCCCGGGCAGGGCAAATACCTGTTCATCTACCCCTTCGTCAAGACGCGGGCATGGTACGACCTCTCGCCGCACTCGCGTCAGGGCATGATGGACGAGCACATCCACGCCTCGGGGCCGTTCAAGGGCGTGCGGATCAACACGAGCTACTCCTACGGCATCGACGACCAGGAGTTCGTGGTGAGCTTCGACAGCGACTACCCGCAGGAGTTCGTGGACCTCGTGGGCCGGCTGCGCTACACCGAGGCGAGCCTGTATACCCTGCGCGACGTACCCATGTTCACCTGCGTGAAAAAGGACCTCGCCGAGCTGCTGGACGACCTGGCCTGA